The following are encoded in a window of Brachyhypopomus gauderio isolate BG-103 chromosome 18, BGAUD_0.2, whole genome shotgun sequence genomic DNA:
- the adssl gene encoding adenylosuccinate synthase, like, with product MAADSTMSNGQETASLNGEPVMKRSRESGAAESLREPHNKVTVVLGAQWGDEGKGKVVDLLAMDADIVCRCQGGNNAGHTVVVDGVEYDFHLLPSGVLNKKAVSFIGNGVVIHLPGLFEEAEKNSQKGKGLQGWEDRLKISDRAHIVFNFHQAVDGIQEQQRQQQAGKNLGTTKKGIGPAYSSKAARNGLRVCDLVSDFTVFEEKFRVLAGHFQTMYPNLNIDVDAELEQLKVYAERLRALVVDGVYFMHKALIGPSKKILVEGANAALLDIDFGTYPFVTSSNCTVGGVCTGLGVPPSHMGRVYGVVKAYTTRVGVGAFPTEQDNDVGDLLQSRGREFGVTTGRKRRCGWLDLVLVRYAHMINGFTAIALTKLDILDTLPEIKVGVAYTVDDKPLPSFPANMDVLTKVSVTYETLPGWCCSTEGARSFDDLPPQAQAYIRFIENVLQVPVKWVGVGKSRESMIKLF from the exons ATGGCAGCGGATAGCACGATGTCTAACGGTCAAGAGACGGCTTCTCTGAATGGCGAACCGGTGATGAAGCGGTCCCGAGAAAGTGGGGCGGCCGAGTCTCTCCGGGAACCTCACAATAAAGTGACGGTAGTGCTGGGCGCGCAGTGGGGCGACGAGGGGAAGGGGAAGGTGGTTGACCTGCTGGCTATGGACGCGGATATCGTCTGCAGATGCCAG GGAGGGAATAACGCGGGCCACACGGTGGTGGTGGACGGTGTGGAGTACGACTTTCACCTCCTACCCAGCGGAGTCCTCAATAAAAAGGCAGTTTCTTTTATCG GCAATGGAGTTGTGATTCATCTTCCTGGGTTATTTGAGGAAGCCGAAAAGAATTCACAAAAAGGCAAAG GACTACAGGGTTGGGAAGACAGACTGAAGATTTCTGATCGTGCACATATTG tatttAATTTCCACCAGGCTGTAGATGGAATACAGGAGCAACAAAGGCAGCAACAAGCAGGGAAGAA TTTGGGCACTACTAAAAAGGGGATTGGCCCAGCGTACTCCTCCAAGGCTGCACGCAACGGACTGAGAGTGTGTGACTTGGTCTCTGACTTCACCGTTTTTGAAgaaaa GTTCCGTGTGCTGGCAGGCCATTTTCAGACTATGTACCCCAACCTCAACATTGACGTTGACGCTGAGCTGGAGCAATTGAAG GTTTATGCCGAGAGGTTGCGTGCTTTAGTCGTTGATGGGGTTTACTTCATGCATAAAGCCCTAATTGGACCTAGCAAGAAAATCCTAGTGGAGGGGGCCAATGCAGCCCTTTTGGATATTGACTTTG GCACCTACCCCTTTGTTACATCGTCTAACTGCACAGTTGGAGGTGTGTGCACAGGTCTTGGAGTGCCCCCGTCCCATATGGGCCGTGTGTATGGTGTTGTCAAAGCCTACACCACCAGAGTTGGTGTTGGAGCGTTCCCTACTGAGCAGGACAAT GATGTGGGCGATCTGCTACAGTCCAGAGGAAGGGAGTTTGGAGTTACAACAGGCAGGAAGAGACGCTGTGGTTGGCTGGACTTGGTTTTGGTTCGTTATGCCCACATGATCAACGGTTTCACAGC TATTGCTTTGACCAAGTTGGATATCCTCGACACGTTGCCTGAgataaaagtgggcgtggcctacACTGTTGACGACAAGCCTTTGCCCAGCTTTCCAG CTAACATGGATGTCCTGACGAAGGTCTCCGTGACCTACGAGACGTTACCCGGGTGGTGCTGCAGCACAGAGGGAGCGCGCAGCTTCGATGACTTGCCACCGCAGGCCCAGGCCTACATCCGCTTCATTGAGAACGTGCTACAGGTGCCAG TAAAATGGGTTGGAGTTGGCAAGTCCAGAGAAAGCATGATCAAGCTGTTTTAA
- the LOC143481941 gene encoding uncharacterized protein LOC143481941 isoform X1, with translation MIGHLSNKTSCCTRKLVWGIGLHTLMKMLHTMRQTALYVRRKCHLIFWKYTQVRAKKGHHLKTRKDHLHPTLLQEPLPHLHVMLNLQMQLKTHALMILTDRQLIALYKQSSVKWACPVTCKLQGDVAVGEGVTRKFFSAIIQRLKAGFSINLGNIERTCLFEGEPDHLVPSSSQSLIEGDMFLVAGRMLGHSFLHGGPRLPGLSRSIDHDIREIIKLVDGDDELSEDECQAVLESFLGYTWPNQYKQKVAL, from the exons ATGATCGGACACCTAAGCAACAAGACCAGTTGTTGCACACGCAAGCTGGTTTGGGGCATAGGACTGCATACATTGATGAAAATGCTACATACAATGAG gcaAACTGCCCTATATGTCAGGAGGAAATGCCACTTGATATTCTGGAAATACACGCAAGTTCGTGCAAAGAAAG GACACCACCTGAAGACAAGGAAGGACCATCTACACCCCACACTTCTTCAGGAACCGTTACCCCACTTGCATGTAATGCTGAACCTTCAAATGCAGCTCAAGACACATGCATTAATGATTTTG acagacagacaactcATTGCATTGTACAAGCAGTCAAGTGTGAAATGGGCATGTCCAGTGACATGTAAACTTCAAG GAGATGTTGCTGTTGGTGAAGGAGTGACAAGAAAATTTTTTTCAGCAATTATTCAAAGGCTTAAAGCTGGCTTCAGTATTAATCTAG GGAATATCGAAAGGACATGCCTATTTGAAGGTGAACCTGATCATCTGGTCCCTTCATCATCCCAGTCCCTCATTGAGGGTGACATGTTTCTAGTAGCTGGACGGATGCTGGGACATTCGTTCTTACATGGGGGGCCTCGACTGCCTGGACTCAGCAGATCAATTGACCATGATATACGAGAAATCATCAAATTG gttgatggagatgatgaactcagtgaagatgaatgccaggctgtcCTTGAGTCTTTCTTGGGATATACCTGGCCCAACCAATACAAACAGAAGGTGGCTCTTTGA
- the LOC143481941 gene encoding uncharacterized protein LOC143481941 isoform X2: protein MNRVKKQTALYVRRKCHLIFWKYTQVRAKKGHHLKTRKDHLHPTLLQEPLPHLHVMLNLQMQLKTHALMILTDRQLIALYKQSSVKWACPVTCKLQGDVAVGEGVTRKFFSAIIQRLKAGFSINLGNIERTCLFEGEPDHLVPSSSQSLIEGDMFLVAGRMLGHSFLHGGPRLPGLSRSIDHDIREIIKLVDGDDELSEDECQAVLESFLGYTWPNQYKQKVAL from the exons ATGAACAGAGTGAAGAA gcaAACTGCCCTATATGTCAGGAGGAAATGCCACTTGATATTCTGGAAATACACGCAAGTTCGTGCAAAGAAAG GACACCACCTGAAGACAAGGAAGGACCATCTACACCCCACACTTCTTCAGGAACCGTTACCCCACTTGCATGTAATGCTGAACCTTCAAATGCAGCTCAAGACACATGCATTAATGATTTTG acagacagacaactcATTGCATTGTACAAGCAGTCAAGTGTGAAATGGGCATGTCCAGTGACATGTAAACTTCAAG GAGATGTTGCTGTTGGTGAAGGAGTGACAAGAAAATTTTTTTCAGCAATTATTCAAAGGCTTAAAGCTGGCTTCAGTATTAATCTAG GGAATATCGAAAGGACATGCCTATTTGAAGGTGAACCTGATCATCTGGTCCCTTCATCATCCCAGTCCCTCATTGAGGGTGACATGTTTCTAGTAGCTGGACGGATGCTGGGACATTCGTTCTTACATGGGGGGCCTCGACTGCCTGGACTCAGCAGATCAATTGACCATGATATACGAGAAATCATCAAATTG gttgatggagatgatgaactcagtgaagatgaatgccaggctgtcCTTGAGTCTTTCTTGGGATATACCTGGCCCAACCAATACAAACAGAAGGTGGCTCTTTGA
- the LOC143481941 gene encoding uncharacterized protein LOC143481941 isoform X4, translating into MEHNEGNADVIRSTRNLLSLLTSQSGSAAGPSQDNVRSFPGLFTKGWGKKRFSAATTVLCKPAKVMPFIFYLLPRQYDRTPKQQDQLLHTQAGLGHRTAYIDENATYNEANCPICQEEMPLDILEIHASSCKERTPPEDKEGPSTPHTSSGTVTPLACNAEPSNAAQDTCINDFDRQTTHCIVQAVKCEMGMSSDM; encoded by the exons ATGGAGCACAACGAG GGAAATGCAGATGTTATCAGGTCCACAAGGAACCTGTTGTCCTTGTTGACCTCGCAGTCAGGAAGTGCAGCTGGCCCTAGTCAAGATAATGTCAG GTCCTTCCCTGGGCTTTTTACCAAAGGATGGGGGAAAAAACGATTTTCTGCTGCTACAACTGTCCTCTGCAAACCAGCTAAAGTAATGCCATTCATCTTTTACCTCCTACCTCGCCAATATGATCGGACACCTAAGCAACAAGACCAGTTGTTGCACACGCAAGCTGGTTTGGGGCATAGGACTGCATACATTGATGAAAATGCTACATACAATGAG gcaAACTGCCCTATATGTCAGGAGGAAATGCCACTTGATATTCTGGAAATACACGCAAGTTCGTGCAAAGAAAG GACACCACCTGAAGACAAGGAAGGACCATCTACACCCCACACTTCTTCAGGAACCGTTACCCCACTTGCATGTAATGCTGAACCTTCAAATGCAGCTCAAGACACATGCATTAATGATTTTG acagacagacaactcATTGCATTGTACAAGCAGTCAAGTGTGAAATGGGCATGTCCAGTGACATGTAA
- the LOC143481941 gene encoding uncharacterized protein LOC143481941 isoform X3, with amino-acid sequence MEHNEGNADVIRSTRNLLSLLTSQSGSAAGPSQDNVRSFPGLFTKGWGKKRFSAATTVLCKPAKVMPFIFYLLPRQYDRTPKQQDQLLHTQAGLGHRTAYIDENATYNEANCPICQEEMPLDILEIHASSCKERTPPEDKEGPSTPHTSSGTVTPLACNAEPSNAAQDTCINDFDCKTHPDPERAATLIVRGFFTYMRLGSLFS; translated from the exons ATGGAGCACAACGAG GGAAATGCAGATGTTATCAGGTCCACAAGGAACCTGTTGTCCTTGTTGACCTCGCAGTCAGGAAGTGCAGCTGGCCCTAGTCAAGATAATGTCAG GTCCTTCCCTGGGCTTTTTACCAAAGGATGGGGGAAAAAACGATTTTCTGCTGCTACAACTGTCCTCTGCAAACCAGCTAAAGTAATGCCATTCATCTTTTACCTCCTACCTCGCCAATATGATCGGACACCTAAGCAACAAGACCAGTTGTTGCACACGCAAGCTGGTTTGGGGCATAGGACTGCATACATTGATGAAAATGCTACATACAATGAG gcaAACTGCCCTATATGTCAGGAGGAAATGCCACTTGATATTCTGGAAATACACGCAAGTTCGTGCAAAGAAAG GACACCACCTGAAGACAAGGAAGGACCATCTACACCCCACACTTCTTCAGGAACCGTTACCCCACTTGCATGTAATGCTGAACCTTCAAATGCAGCTCAAGACACATGCATTAATGATTTTG ACTGCAAAACTCATCCAGATCCTGAAAGAGCAGCAACCCTTATAGTAAGGGGATTCTTCACTTACATGAGACTGGGAAGCCTCTTTTCATGA
- the LOC143481506 gene encoding ubiquitin carboxyl-terminal hydrolase 42-like yields MSFYPLITDLPGQEQNHVMDTPDFTTPGMNSDHGEDKPKETVVLASGDGIPLPQMVLFPAERLCLNWNQVHRIGAGLQNLGNTCFLNSALQCLSYTAPLANYMLSREHSRTCHEPGFCMMCIMENHITQVFANSGKVIKPISVLNELKRIASHFCFGSQEDAHEFLRYTVDTMQESCLFWSTLDRQTQATTLIHQIFGGYLRSRLECLNCNGVSDTFDQYLDIALDIETAPTITKALEQFVKPEQLDGDNAYKCTKCKKMVHASKRFTVHRSSNVLTITLKRFDFYGGKIAKDVRYPEYLDMRPFMSQSHGEPQLYGLYAVLVHSGFSCHAGHYYCYVKSGNGQWYKMNDASVTVSDIQSVLNQQAYLLFYIR; encoded by the exons atgagtttttaccctCTGATAACTGACCTGCCTGGGCAGGAACAGAACCACGTCATGGACACGCCAGATTTTACCACTCCTG GAATGAATAGTGACCATGGAGAAGATAAGCCCAAGGAAACTG TGGTGCTTGCCAGTGGCGATGGCATCCCTCTACCCCAGATGGTCCTGTTCCCAGCAGAACGCCTCTGTTTAAATTGGAACCAGGTCCATCGTATTGGAGCAGGTCTACAGAACCTGGGCAACACGTGTTTTTTAAACTCTGCCCTTCAGTGTCTCTCCTACACTGCTCCTCTCGCCAACTACATGCTGTCCAGAGAGCATTCCAGAACAT GTCATGAACCTGGATTTTGCATGATGTGCATCATGGAGAATCACATCACCCAGGTGTTTGCCAATTCAGGAAAAGTCATTAAACCCATCAGTGTGCTGAATGAACTAAAAC GTATTGCAAGTCATTTCTGTTTTGGGAGTCAAGAAGACGCTCATGAGTTCTTGCGGTACACAGTGGACACTATGCAAGAGTCCTGCCTGTTTTGGAGCAC ACTGGACAGGCAAACACAGGCGACCACTCTGATCCATCAGATATTTGGAGGTTACCTGAGATCAAGAT TGGAGTGTTTGAATTGCAATGGAGTATCTGATACGTTTGATCAGTATTTGGACATTGCACTGGACATTGAG ACTGCTCCAACCATCACCAAAGCTCTTGAGCAGTTTGTTAAGCCTGAGCAGCTTGATGGAGACAATGCCTACAAGTGCACCAA atgtaaGAAAATGGTTCATGCCTCAAAAAGATTTACCGTCCACCGTAGCTCGAATGTGCTCACCATTACTCTAAAGCGCTTCGACTTCTACGGAGGCAAAATTGCAAAG GACGTGAGGTATCCAGAGTATCTGGACATGCGTCCGTTCATGTCGCAGTCCCACGGAGAGCCACAGCTCTACGGCCTGTACGCTGTGCTGGTCCACTCCGGGTTTAGCTGCCACGCtggacactactactgctatgtgAAG tctggtaATGGGCAGTGGTATAAGATGAACGACGCATCAGTAACTGTAAGCGACATACAATCAGTGCTGAATCAACAAGCATATTTACTGTTCTACATCCGGTAA
- the LOC143482324 gene encoding uncharacterized protein LOC143482324, producing the protein MAKNNSPMKEDQGGSNPGSSVPKSQPSPCSSSAAASPTSDLRRPVQVNGGTTAHNRAASLLDCREDAAASLSGAPGSSEGRRAHKERKCDKDSGQPHLSSTLKERGRSRQGHYRERETRSRERYGHRHRHRHRPNRDHHTDKDRSASRERISGEREGDRQRDGHTHHRRDHYHHRRDHHHHRHHHSSKDERDRDVENGQGDFPRSFEYYVGKKDSGHKRAKAPRPASPAPRPQAQKRSLSDREEPCEERPIKKHKKSKKKNKDKRRSSERDPSEKKKKRRRHNLEEEPRMECRSGHSLDKRKRRLSSDPDESSPSAKRPTTEDYYQSQ; encoded by the exons atggcaaag aataactctcccATGAAGGAGGACCAAGGTGGCTCAAATCCTGGCAGCAGTGTCCCGAAGAGCCAGCCCAGCCCCTGCAGTTCTTCGGCTGCCGCATCCCCGACCTCAGACCTCAGACGGCCTGTGCAGGTGAACGGTGGCACCACCGCTCACAATAGAGCAGCTTCCCTGCTTGACTGCAGGGAAGATGCGGCAGCATCTCTGTCTGGTGCGCCAGGCTCTAGTGAAGGCAGACGAGCGCATAAGGAGCGGAAGTGTGATAAAGACTCTGGGCAGCCACACCTTTCCTCCACCCTGAAGGAGCGAGGCAGATCCAGGCAGGGACATTATCGAGAGCGGGAAACCCGGAGTCGGGAGCGCTACGGGCACCGCCATCGCCATCGCCATCGTCCCAACAGAGACCACCATACTGATAAGGATCGCTCGGCCAGTCGAGAGAGGATCTctggagagcgagagggagatcgGCAGCGAGACGGGCACACCCACCACCGCCgagaccactaccaccaccgccgagaccaccaccaccaccggcaCCATCACAGCAGCAAGGACGAACGAGACCGGGATGTGGAGAATGGTCAAGGTGACTTCCCTCGCTCATTTGAGTACTATGTTGGGAAGAAAGACTCGGGACACAAGCGGGCTAAAGCACCACGCCCCGCCAGCCCTGCCCCGCGGCCCCAGGCACAAAAGCGTAGCCTGTCGGACAGGGAGGAGCCATGTGAAGAGCGGCCTATCAAAAAACACAAGAAATCCAAGAAGAAGAACAAGGACAAGCGGAG GAGTTCTGAGAGGGACCCAtcagagaagaaaaagaagaggaggaggcacaACTTGGAGGAGGAGCCTCGTATGGAGTGTCGCTCTGGCCACAGCTTAGACAAACGTAAGCGCCGCCTCAGCTCCGACCCAGACGAGTCTTCACCCAGCGCCAAGCGACCTACTACTGAGGACTATTACCAGAGTCAGTAG
- the LOC143482326 gene encoding uncharacterized protein LOC143482326 yields the protein MAKNNSPMKEDQGGSKPGSSVPKSQPSPCSSSAAASHLRPLPSSSSSSAPQSTSDLRRPVQVNGGAAAHNKATFLVPYGQESSDESDQEGRALDNGTGKSYPGAKASDGKGGMDGPLFHSSGHKRAKAPRPASPAPRPQAQKRSLSDREDPCEERPVKKHKKSRKKNKDKRRSSERDPSDRNGDSSSFRHKKKKKKRRRHNLEEEPRMECCSGHSLDKRKHCLSSDPDESSPSAKRPTTEDYYQSQ from the exons atggcaaag aataactctcccATGAAGGAGGACCAAGGTGGCTCAAAGCCTGGCAGCAGTGTCCCGAAGAGCCAGCCCAGCCCCTGCAGTTCTTCGGCTGCCGCATCCCACCTGCGCCCACtgccctcgtcctcttcctccagcgcaCCACAGTCTACCTCAGACCTCAGACGGCCTGTGCAGGTGAACGGTGGCGCCGCCGCTCACAATAAAGCAACTTTCCTGGTTCCGTATGGCCAAGAGTCATCCGACGAGTCCGACCAGGAAGGCAGAGCCTTGGATAATGGCACAGGGAAGTCTTACCCTGGTGCCAAGGCATCCGACGGGAAAGGTGGGATGGATGGTCCCCTCTTCCACAGCTCGGGACACAAGCGGGCTAAAGCACCACGCCCCGCCAGCCCTGCCCCGCGGCCCCAGGCACAAAAGCGTAGCCTGTCGGACAGGGAGGATCCATGTGAAGAGCGGCCTGTCAAAAAACACAAGAAATCCAGAAAGAAGAACAAGGACAAGCGGAG GAGTTCTGAGAGGGACCCATCAGACAGGAATGGGGACAGCAGCTCCTTCCgacacaaaaagaagaaaaagaagaggaggaggcacaACTTGGAGGAGGAGCCTCGTATGGAGTGTTGCTCTGGCCACAGCTTAGACAAACGTAAGCACTGCCTCAGCTCCGACCCAGACGAGTCTTCACCCAGCGCCAAGCGACCTACTACTGAGGACTATTACCAGAGTCAGTAG